One genomic window of Eggerthella timonensis includes the following:
- a CDS encoding acyl-CoA dehydrogenase family protein, with product MDFSLTVDQELLVESIQEFADRYFDEETVSAMYENHGIPDEIGEAYRDAGFAFMGLPEECGGIPCDKLTLGLMTETLYHATGCMTPFMTAMLATADVAEFGTPEQVSLVVDQYNKSGKPIASLALSEPGAGSDNKAMSTYTKRQADGTYIMNGQKTWVTNGGNTPYMLVVSKDEHPAHANESMSLWLIPTDAPGLSTAPLEKIGQQIIPFVDVFFDEVVLTEDMRLGKEGEGFLLLMKNFEIERCLVVAQSLGLAQACMDDAAAYANERYAFGKPIGWNPMIQDMLAEMETILENSRNMLYKTLWQLDQGESVRTEAALLKRYATVGCTKVADMALEIFAALGYTTASRVGRIWTDLRGNQLAGGTVEIMSYIAGRQILKRYAK from the coding sequence ATGGATTTCAGCCTGACCGTCGATCAGGAACTGCTGGTCGAGAGCATCCAGGAATTCGCTGACCGGTACTTCGACGAGGAGACCGTCAGCGCCATGTACGAGAACCACGGCATCCCCGACGAGATCGGCGAGGCGTACCGCGACGCGGGGTTCGCCTTCATGGGGCTGCCCGAGGAGTGCGGCGGCATCCCCTGCGACAAGCTCACGCTGGGCCTCATGACCGAGACGCTGTACCACGCCACCGGCTGCATGACCCCGTTCATGACCGCCATGCTGGCCACGGCCGACGTCGCGGAGTTCGGCACGCCCGAGCAGGTGTCGCTCGTCGTCGACCAATATAACAAGTCGGGCAAGCCCATCGCCTCGCTGGCGCTGTCGGAGCCGGGCGCCGGCTCGGACAACAAGGCCATGAGCACGTACACGAAGCGCCAGGCCGACGGCACGTACATCATGAACGGCCAGAAGACCTGGGTCACGAACGGCGGCAACACCCCCTACATGCTCGTGGTGTCCAAGGACGAGCATCCGGCCCACGCCAACGAGAGCATGTCGCTGTGGCTCATCCCCACCGACGCCCCGGGCCTGTCCACCGCCCCGCTCGAGAAGATCGGCCAGCAGATCATCCCGTTCGTCGACGTGTTCTTCGACGAGGTCGTGCTCACCGAGGACATGCGCCTCGGCAAGGAGGGCGAGGGCTTCCTGCTGCTCATGAAGAACTTCGAGATCGAGCGCTGCCTCGTGGTGGCCCAGTCGCTCGGGCTCGCCCAGGCGTGCATGGACGACGCGGCCGCCTACGCCAACGAGCGCTACGCCTTCGGCAAGCCCATCGGCTGGAACCCCATGATCCAGGACATGCTGGCCGAGATGGAGACCATCCTCGAGAACTCCCGCAACATGCTGTACAAGACGCTGTGGCAGCTCGACCAGGGAGAATCGGTGCGCACCGAGGCGGCGCTGCTCAAGCGCTACGCCACGGTGGGCTGCACGAAGGTGGCCGACATGGCGCTGGAGATCTTCGCCGCCCTCGGCTACACCACGGCCTCCCGCGTCGGCCGCATCTGGACCGACCTGCGCGGCAACCAGCTTGCCGGCGGCACCGTGGAGATCATGAGCTACATCGCCGGGCGCCAGATCCTCAAGCGCTACGCGAAGTAA
- a CDS encoding electron transfer flavoprotein (required for anaerobic carnitine reduction, may act to transfer electrons to crotonobetaine reductase): MNIAVAVKVVPDDQDIAVASDRTLDYSKAHQIVSEYDLNAIEAATLLAEEAGATLYAVSASNAKADDLKVKKSILSRGPAELRMIADDAFAFADARTTARALASLVRGIGEVDLVVCGDGSADMYAGQVDVQLAAELDLPVINAVSSIKLEDGAVVVERTLSDVVEEIEVPLPAVVAVTPECAFPRIAGMREILAAGKKPATVTSAADAGVDTSAAVETASITAPELAERKRQVFDMKNDGDFDAFASAVAAAVRA, from the coding sequence ATGAACATTGCCGTAGCGGTGAAAGTGGTGCCCGACGACCAGGACATCGCCGTCGCATCCGACCGTACCCTCGACTACTCCAAAGCCCACCAGATCGTGAGCGAGTACGACCTCAACGCCATCGAGGCGGCCACGCTCTTGGCCGAGGAGGCGGGCGCCACACTGTACGCGGTGAGCGCCAGCAACGCGAAGGCCGACGACCTCAAGGTGAAGAAGAGCATCCTGTCGCGCGGCCCCGCCGAGCTGCGCATGATCGCCGACGACGCGTTCGCCTTCGCGGACGCCCGCACCACGGCGCGCGCCCTCGCCTCGCTCGTGAGGGGCATCGGAGAGGTGGACCTCGTGGTGTGCGGCGACGGCTCGGCCGACATGTACGCCGGCCAGGTGGACGTGCAGCTGGCCGCCGAGCTGGACCTGCCGGTGATCAACGCCGTCTCGTCCATCAAGCTGGAAGACGGGGCAGTGGTGGTGGAGCGCACGCTGAGCGACGTGGTGGAGGAGATCGAGGTGCCGCTGCCCGCCGTGGTGGCCGTGACGCCCGAATGCGCGTTCCCCCGCATCGCGGGCATGCGCGAGATCCTCGCGGCCGGCAAGAAGCCCGCGACGGTGACCTCGGCCGCGGACGCGGGCGTGGACACGAGCGCCGCGGTGGAGACCGCCAGCATCACGGCGCCCGAGCTGGCCGAGCGCAAGCGCCAGGTGTTCGACATGAAAAACGACGGCGACTTCGACGCGTTCGCGTCGGCCGTGGCCGCGGCCGTCCGCGCGTAG
- a CDS encoding electron transfer flavoprotein subunit alpha/FixB family protein: protein MKAFVIAESADAQKELCAGARTLADEVLLVTIGTDPATGVADKAFAVELPQGELVENAYGAVAALFDETAPDVVLFEPTPRLKIVGGRLAAHANTSVMSDVTALDGAEAESLYFGGLATKKQHAAGPVAFYSCNGAAFDGAEASGTDVVEARAFVAPEKPLKLRGTHEVPHMGADLGRASVIVGAGRGFAHEEDLELARSLASAVHGEIACSRPLAENEKWLPKNLYLGVSGRMVAPKVYFAVGISGQMQHMIGVHNADIIVAVNKDQNAPVFAQADFGLVGDLHEALPALVEKLS, encoded by the coding sequence ATGAAAGCATTCGTTATCGCTGAATCGGCCGATGCGCAGAAGGAGCTCTGCGCCGGGGCGCGCACGCTCGCCGACGAGGTCCTGCTCGTCACCATCGGCACCGACCCCGCGACGGGCGTGGCCGACAAGGCCTTCGCCGTGGAGCTGCCGCAAGGCGAACTCGTGGAGAACGCCTACGGCGCCGTGGCCGCGCTGTTCGACGAAACCGCGCCCGACGTGGTGCTGTTCGAGCCCACGCCGCGCCTCAAGATCGTGGGCGGGCGCCTCGCGGCCCACGCGAACACGAGCGTGATGAGCGACGTCACCGCCCTCGACGGCGCCGAGGCCGAGAGCCTGTACTTCGGCGGCCTCGCCACGAAGAAGCAGCATGCCGCGGGGCCCGTGGCCTTCTACTCCTGCAACGGCGCCGCCTTCGACGGGGCCGAGGCGTCGGGCACCGACGTCGTGGAGGCGCGCGCGTTCGTCGCGCCGGAGAAGCCCCTCAAGCTGCGCGGCACGCACGAGGTGCCGCACATGGGCGCCGACCTGGGCCGCGCGTCGGTCATCGTGGGCGCCGGGCGCGGCTTCGCGCACGAGGAGGACCTCGAGCTGGCGCGCAGCCTGGCCTCGGCCGTGCACGGCGAGATCGCCTGCTCCCGCCCGCTCGCCGAGAACGAGAAGTGGCTGCCCAAGAACCTCTACCTGGGCGTGTCGGGCCGCATGGTGGCGCCGAAGGTGTACTTCGCCGTCGGGATCTCCGGCCAGATGCAGCACATGATCGGCGTGCACAACGCCGACATCATCGTGGCCGTGAACAAGGACCAGAACGCGCCCGTGTTCGCCCAGGCCGACTTCGGCCTCGTGGGCGACCTGCACGAGGCGCTGCCGGCCCTCGTCGAGAAGCTGTCCTAG
- a CDS encoding FAD-dependent oxidoreductase: MSDDQFDAIVVGAGCAGAVAAYRLASAGLAVLVVERGNYAGAKNMTGGRIYTHALARVFPDFEERAPLQRRITHEKISLAAPDALFTMDFTADELRESGKDSYAVLRGPFDQWLAEQAEQAGADFIYGIAVEDLIVRDGKVCGVRTGGDEVEARVTVLADGVNSLLAQKAGLADGTPLPHQMAVGVKETIALPPSVIEDRFLCAPGEGAAWMFAGDCTKGRVGGGFLYTNDDSISLGLVATLSDLAAGDVPIYQMLEDFKQRADIAPLVKGGELVEYSGHLVPEGGLAMVPRLYGDGVLACGDAAMLCMNLGYSVRGMDFAVSSGDLAADAVMGALEADDVSAARLAAYEQLLDGCYVLQDLKRFRRFPRYMEETTRIFNEYPAMARDVMLNLFKVDGHPQQRVKDKLLGPLKRVGLWQLAQDGRKGMKAL; encoded by the coding sequence ATGTCCGATGATCAATTCGACGCGATCGTCGTCGGCGCCGGGTGCGCCGGCGCGGTCGCGGCCTACCGGCTGGCCTCCGCGGGCCTCGCCGTGCTCGTGGTGGAGCGCGGCAACTACGCCGGCGCGAAGAACATGACCGGCGGGCGCATCTACACGCATGCGCTCGCCCGCGTGTTCCCCGACTTCGAGGAGCGCGCTCCCCTGCAGCGGCGCATCACGCACGAGAAGATCTCGCTGGCCGCGCCCGATGCGCTGTTCACGATGGACTTCACGGCCGACGAGCTGCGCGAGTCGGGCAAGGACTCCTACGCGGTGCTGCGCGGGCCCTTCGACCAATGGCTCGCCGAGCAGGCCGAACAGGCGGGCGCCGACTTCATCTACGGCATCGCCGTGGAGGACCTCATCGTGCGCGACGGCAAGGTATGCGGCGTGCGTACCGGCGGCGACGAGGTGGAGGCGCGCGTCACCGTGCTGGCCGACGGCGTGAACTCGCTGCTCGCCCAGAAGGCGGGCCTCGCCGACGGAACGCCCCTGCCCCACCAGATGGCCGTGGGAGTGAAGGAGACCATCGCGCTTCCGCCGTCGGTCATCGAGGACCGCTTCCTGTGCGCGCCCGGCGAGGGCGCGGCGTGGATGTTCGCCGGCGACTGCACGAAGGGCCGCGTGGGCGGCGGCTTCCTGTACACGAACGACGACTCGATCTCGCTCGGCCTCGTGGCCACGCTGTCCGACCTCGCGGCGGGCGACGTGCCCATCTACCAGATGCTCGAGGACTTCAAGCAGCGCGCCGACATCGCCCCGCTCGTCAAGGGCGGCGAACTCGTGGAGTACTCGGGGCACCTCGTGCCCGAGGGCGGCCTCGCCATGGTGCCGCGCCTCTACGGCGACGGCGTGCTCGCGTGCGGCGACGCCGCGATGCTCTGCATGAACCTGGGCTACTCGGTGCGCGGCATGGACTTCGCCGTCAGCTCGGGCGACCTCGCGGCCGACGCCGTCATGGGCGCGCTCGAGGCCGACGACGTGTCGGCAGCGCGCCTGGCCGCCTACGAGCAGCTGCTCGACGGCTGCTACGTGCTGCAGGACCTCAAGCGCTTCCGCCGCTTCCCGCGCTACATGGAGGAGACGACGCGCATCTTCAACGAGTACCCGGCCATGGCCCGCGACGTCATGCTCAACCTGTTCAAGGTAGACGGGCATCCGCAGCAGCGCGTCAAGGACAAGCTTTTGGGCCCGCTCAAGCGCGTGGGCCTGTGGCAGCTGGCCCAGGACGGCAGAAAGGGGATGAAGGCCCTATGA
- a CDS encoding ferredoxin family protein: MSDPVINVNVDAKLALNKYNVDEGHAHIELVDDADRAEFRKLVLACPAALYKFDEDGGLSFDYAGCLECGTCRILCGATILERWEYPQPTMGVEYRYG, from the coding sequence ATGAGCGATCCCGTCATCAACGTGAACGTCGACGCCAAACTGGCGCTCAACAAGTACAACGTGGACGAGGGCCACGCGCACATCGAGCTCGTCGACGACGCGGACCGCGCCGAGTTCCGCAAGCTCGTGCTGGCCTGCCCCGCCGCGCTGTACAAGTTCGACGAGGACGGCGGCCTGTCGTTCGACTACGCCGGGTGCCTCGAGTGCGGCACGTGCCGCATCCTGTGCGGCGCCACCATCCTCGAGCGCTGGGAGTACCCCCAGCCCACCATGGGCGTCGAGTACCGCTACGGGTAA
- a CDS encoding LysR family transcriptional regulator yields the protein MNLSQLYYFRKLAELQHYAKAAKELYITQPSLSNAISSLEQELGVSLFQKTGRNIHLTKYGSEFLVYVNKGLEQIDKGIAIMKNYAGTSDGGKIDLGCIITVQTDFIPKLLNGYKASTGGVAFSVREDTSQPLVKDLLSGCYDVVFCARGDDDPDLTYVPVLTQKVVVAMSADCPLVEKAFVTPADLYEQHLITYVDTIPLGRAIRRMLDERDIKNVEYSYLDESILAGFAANGVEAAIMLDTFLLRSVDNVVVRPFYLSPLERRSCYHRVYMAYSTKNYHPYCVDHFIQYVADTKALATNPNARYID from the coding sequence ATGAACCTTTCCCAGCTGTACTACTTCCGCAAGCTCGCAGAGCTGCAGCACTACGCCAAGGCGGCCAAGGAGCTCTACATCACCCAGCCCTCGCTCTCGAACGCCATCAGCTCGCTCGAGCAGGAGCTGGGCGTGTCGCTGTTCCAGAAGACGGGCCGCAACATCCACCTCACGAAGTACGGCAGCGAGTTCCTCGTCTACGTGAACAAGGGCCTCGAGCAGATCGACAAGGGCATCGCCATCATGAAGAACTACGCCGGCACGAGCGACGGCGGCAAGATCGACCTCGGCTGCATCATCACCGTGCAGACCGACTTCATCCCCAAGCTCCTCAACGGCTACAAGGCCTCCACCGGCGGCGTCGCGTTCAGCGTGCGCGAGGACACCTCGCAGCCCCTCGTGAAGGACCTGCTGAGCGGCTGCTACGACGTGGTGTTCTGCGCGCGGGGCGACGACGACCCCGACCTCACGTACGTGCCCGTGCTCACCCAGAAGGTGGTCGTGGCCATGAGCGCCGACTGCCCGCTGGTCGAAAAGGCGTTCGTCACGCCGGCCGACCTGTACGAGCAGCACCTCATCACCTACGTCGACACCATCCCGCTCGGGCGGGCCATCAGGCGCATGCTCGACGAGCGCGACATCAAGAACGTCGAGTACAGCTACCTCGACGAGTCCATCCTGGCCGGCTTCGCGGCCAACGGCGTGGAGGCGGCCATCATGCTGGACACCTTCCTGCTGCGCAGCGTCGACAACGTGGTGGTCAGGCCCTTCTACCTGAGCCCGCTCGAGCGCCGCAGCTGCTACCACCGCGTGTACATGGCCTACAGCACGAAGAACTACCACCCGTACTGCGTGGACCACTTCATCCAGTACGTCGCCGACACGAAGGCACTCGCCACCAACCCGAACGCCCGCTACATCGACTGA
- a CDS encoding LysR family transcriptional regulator, with amino-acid sequence MNLSQLYYFKKLAELQHYTRAAKELYIAQPTLSDAISSLEKELGVALFCRDGRSVRLTSNGSEFYRYVSDSLRSLDDGIDAMNRRKAQLGGAINLGATFTVQDDYLPTLLKAYRERFGDEVRIETYQAFTNYLTQSLHNETLDVSFCGRRDHEPDIEYFPVLNRSLELGVRVDHPLADRASVSFDELRDQRLITYRRGTPIGEEVQRLLARSSLEGVDALYDDDITMASALSVDGGLGALMLNSIGLKVFSNITTVPLEGVRPDFYWVYLASSAKHAKTAAVQSFIDFVKEFDAEGAGIDLGYRPDRPEDGRPSA; translated from the coding sequence ATGAACCTGTCCCAGCTCTACTACTTCAAGAAGCTCGCCGAACTGCAGCACTACACGCGAGCGGCCAAGGAGCTCTACATCGCCCAGCCCACGCTCTCCGACGCGATCAGCTCGCTGGAGAAGGAGCTGGGCGTTGCGCTGTTCTGCCGCGACGGCCGCAGCGTCAGGCTGACGTCGAACGGCAGCGAGTTCTACCGCTACGTGAGCGACAGCCTGCGCTCCCTCGACGACGGCATCGACGCGATGAACCGGCGCAAGGCGCAGCTGGGCGGCGCCATCAACCTGGGAGCCACGTTCACCGTGCAGGACGACTACCTGCCGACGCTGCTCAAGGCGTATCGCGAGCGCTTCGGCGACGAGGTTCGCATCGAGACGTACCAGGCGTTCACGAACTACCTCACGCAGAGCCTGCACAACGAGACGCTCGACGTGTCGTTCTGCGGCAGGCGCGACCACGAGCCCGACATCGAGTACTTCCCCGTGCTCAACCGCAGCCTGGAGCTGGGAGTTCGCGTAGACCACCCGCTGGCCGACCGCGCGTCGGTGTCGTTCGACGAGCTGCGCGACCAACGCCTCATCACGTATCGGCGCGGAACGCCCATCGGCGAGGAGGTGCAGCGCCTGCTTGCCCGGAGCTCGCTCGAGGGAGTCGACGCGCTCTACGACGACGACATCACGATGGCCTCGGCGCTGTCGGTGGACGGGGGCCTCGGCGCGCTCATGCTGAACTCCATCGGCCTCAAGGTGTTCTCGAACATCACGACGGTTCCCCTCGAAGGCGTGCGCCCCGATTTCTACTGGGTGTACCTGGCTTCGAGCGCGAAGCACGCCAAGACGGCGGCCGTGCAGTCGTTCATCGACTTCGTGAAGGAGTTCGACGCCGAGGGGGCGGGGATCGACCTCGGCTATCGCCCCGATCGCCCCGAGGACGGCCGTCCTAGCGCGTGA
- a CDS encoding CynX/NimT family MFS transporter: MSTAAKKEKMSVRHMLVVLTGIMITFGCSALCFSTWGLFQPVVAEGLGVETTAFAMYVTVMYLTMTVASPFMGKLLQTVDIRIILSVSACLVGGAFLLMSVSNEIWMFYLAAVLLGLGEISILWLAIPTLINRWFADKAGTFIGLCMAFTGIGGAVWSAVFTGLRSGGMDFHTIYLIWAVIALVTSLPFTLFCVRSKPEDCGLAPYGASVVAGQAPAKPTGLSAAAAMKTPAFYTVCVFAGLINIAVLIAMQFPTYTKSLTDVTFDVLVVGGVMTTVMMVGQAVFKLILGVVADRNAKGALIFAFVCGVGGVLLCWFGIASEYVLYSGAFIFGAFYATAVVLVPIVVRQSFGSREYSIIYSRVSTVFNLIAAFASMIWAWIGSSFGFNAVFVVGLVLLVLILLLGFYTFSNAKKFKSQWTD, translated from the coding sequence TTGAGTACCGCAGCTAAGAAAGAGAAGATGAGCGTGCGCCACATGCTCGTCGTTCTCACGGGCATCATGATCACCTTCGGGTGCTCGGCCCTGTGCTTTTCCACGTGGGGCCTGTTCCAGCCGGTCGTCGCCGAGGGCCTGGGCGTCGAGACCACGGCGTTCGCCATGTACGTCACGGTCATGTACCTCACGATGACCGTCGCTTCGCCGTTCATGGGCAAGCTGTTGCAAACGGTGGACATCCGCATCATCCTGTCCGTTTCCGCCTGCTTGGTGGGCGGCGCGTTTTTGCTGATGAGCGTATCGAACGAGATTTGGATGTTCTACCTCGCCGCCGTGCTTCTGGGCTTGGGCGAGATCTCCATCCTGTGGCTCGCCATCCCCACGCTGATCAACCGCTGGTTCGCCGACAAGGCGGGCACCTTCATCGGACTGTGCATGGCGTTCACCGGCATCGGCGGCGCGGTGTGGTCCGCCGTGTTCACAGGCCTGCGTTCCGGCGGCATGGACTTCCACACCATCTACCTCATCTGGGCCGTCATCGCCTTGGTCACGTCGCTTCCGTTCACGCTGTTCTGCGTGCGCAGCAAGCCCGAGGATTGCGGCCTGGCTCCCTACGGCGCATCGGTCGTCGCCGGCCAGGCTCCCGCCAAGCCCACCGGCTTGTCCGCCGCCGCGGCCATGAAGACCCCCGCGTTCTACACCGTGTGCGTGTTCGCAGGCCTGATCAACATCGCCGTCCTCATCGCCATGCAGTTCCCGACCTACACCAAGTCGCTCACCGACGTCACGTTCGACGTTCTGGTCGTGGGCGGCGTGATGACCACGGTCATGATGGTGGGCCAAGCGGTGTTCAAGCTCATCCTCGGCGTGGTGGCCGACCGCAACGCCAAGGGCGCCCTCATCTTCGCGTTCGTCTGCGGCGTCGGCGGCGTTCTGCTGTGCTGGTTCGGCATCGCTTCCGAGTACGTCCTGTACAGCGGCGCGTTCATCTTCGGCGCGTTCTACGCGACGGCCGTCGTGCTCGTCCCGATCGTCGTGCGCCAGTCGTTCGGCTCCCGCGAGTACTCCATCATCTATTCCCGCGTGAGCACCGTCTTCAACCTGATCGCCGCGTTCGCATCCATGATCTGGGCTTGGATCGGTTCCAGCTTCGGCTTCAACGCCGTGTTCGTCGTGGGCCTCGTGCTGCTGGTCCTCATCCTGCTGCTCGGCTTCTACACGTTCTCGAACGCCAAGAAGTTCAAGAGCCAGTGGACCGACTAA
- a CDS encoding acyl-CoA dehydrogenase family protein produces MDFELTDKQRKLVEAFRAFGEETFTPEHVHQWRRDQGLPDEVVKGFVDLYFGLEELEDGEGTFSLCSQALIIEELSRCAGATLPFQNDLFNLSIVRQFAGAGEFADVLKDYRETGRLLFALAISEPEAGSDAMNMQTYTRTVDEHLILNGHKTYVNNGEYAPYIMVAAIDRDKESPGKYPPMTFWLLPRDLKGISAYPINKIGQSMLPFATLVFDNVELSPSYRLNGRQEGFRQLFRLLEFGRVFTCASSLGMARAAMEDAVAHARSRKAFGVQIGRFQQIEQMLTDMEVSIFNMNSMLYRAALAVDNGGPDERLSVALMKRYVPNAATEVASSAMQILGGMGYTEGARVSQLWQDCRGNQIAEGTDQIMVYIASPLIMEKY; encoded by the coding sequence GTGGATTTCGAATTGACCGACAAGCAGCGCAAGCTCGTGGAGGCGTTCCGCGCGTTCGGCGAGGAAACGTTCACGCCCGAGCACGTGCACCAATGGCGTCGCGACCAGGGCCTGCCCGACGAGGTGGTGAAGGGGTTCGTCGACCTGTACTTCGGCCTCGAGGAGCTCGAAGACGGCGAGGGCACGTTCAGCCTATGCTCGCAGGCGCTCATCATCGAGGAGCTGTCGCGGTGCGCCGGCGCCACGCTGCCGTTCCAGAACGACCTGTTCAACCTCTCCATCGTGCGCCAGTTCGCCGGCGCGGGCGAGTTCGCCGACGTGCTGAAGGACTACCGCGAGACGGGCCGCCTCCTGTTCGCGCTGGCCATCTCGGAGCCGGAGGCCGGCTCGGACGCCATGAACATGCAGACCTACACGCGCACCGTCGACGAGCACCTCATCTTGAACGGGCACAAGACCTACGTGAACAACGGCGAGTACGCCCCCTATATCATGGTAGCCGCCATCGACCGCGACAAGGAGTCGCCGGGCAAGTACCCGCCCATGACGTTCTGGCTGCTGCCGCGCGACCTCAAGGGCATAAGCGCCTACCCCATCAACAAGATAGGGCAGTCGATGCTCCCGTTCGCCACGCTCGTGTTCGACAACGTGGAGCTGTCCCCGTCCTATCGCCTGAACGGGCGCCAGGAGGGCTTCCGCCAGCTGTTCCGCCTGCTCGAGTTCGGCCGCGTGTTCACGTGCGCCTCGTCTTTGGGCATGGCCCGCGCCGCCATGGAGGACGCCGTGGCCCACGCGCGCAGCCGCAAGGCGTTCGGCGTGCAGATCGGGCGCTTCCAGCAGATCGAGCAGATGCTGACGGACATGGAGGTGAGCATCTTCAATATGAACTCCATGCTGTACCGCGCGGCTCTGGCGGTGGACAACGGCGGCCCCGACGAGCGGCTGTCGGTGGCGCTCATGAAGCGCTACGTGCCCAACGCCGCCACCGAGGTGGCCTCGAGCGCCATGCAGATCCTCGGCGGCATGGGCTACACGGAGGGCGCGCGGGTGAGCCAGCTGTGGCAGGACTGCCGCGGCAACCAGATTGCGGAGGGCACCGACCAGATCATGGTGTACATCGCCTCGCCGCTCATCATGGAGAAGTACTGA
- a CDS encoding CaiB/BaiF CoA transferase family protein: MSVTEKLNGYGPLNGVKVVELCEWVAAPATVRVLSEMGAEIIKVEPLHGDAQRTQGPGFGCEQTEREDPTIDLNNTNKNWLSLNLKTEEGSKVMHQLLATADVFVNNLRDKALVKLGLDYASLKEKYPTLIWAQMRGYGEFGPERDTPGFDAVCWAARGGVANVFREDGQSPAIPPQAFGDYNAASILSGGILAALFNRTRTGKGDKVTCNLYGAAIWGGNIGVMATQFGAPYPKSRKHVPNPFNNTYRTKDEKWMLICMPQYDKYYNMMMEITGNDEHKDQPDTCNLPALKASGKQPEVIGWLEASFATKTFEEWDEILREHEVPHQKCFRYTDIIKDEEAYDNDSLRWVEYEAFGKKAIPMSPLRFDDYGDPPIILSKPIGYHTAEFLQGLGYSDAEIAEMEEKEAIKCYHGEEVPDVIFKSERQIAGEAPCNW; encoded by the coding sequence ATGTCAGTGACAGAGAAACTGAACGGGTATGGTCCTCTGAACGGCGTCAAGGTCGTCGAGCTGTGCGAATGGGTGGCGGCGCCTGCGACGGTGCGCGTTCTGTCCGAAATGGGAGCCGAGATCATCAAGGTCGAGCCCCTGCACGGCGATGCACAGCGCACGCAGGGCCCCGGGTTCGGATGCGAGCAGACCGAGCGCGAGGATCCCACCATCGACCTGAACAACACGAACAAGAACTGGCTGTCACTCAACCTGAAGACCGAAGAGGGCTCCAAGGTCATGCACCAGCTGCTGGCCACCGCCGACGTGTTCGTGAACAACCTGCGCGACAAGGCGCTCGTGAAGCTGGGCCTGGACTACGCCTCGCTCAAGGAGAAGTACCCGACCCTCATCTGGGCGCAGATGCGCGGCTACGGCGAGTTCGGCCCCGAGCGCGACACCCCCGGCTTCGACGCGGTGTGCTGGGCGGCGCGCGGCGGCGTGGCGAACGTGTTCCGCGAGGACGGCCAGTCCCCCGCCATCCCGCCTCAGGCGTTCGGCGACTACAACGCGGCGTCCATCCTTTCCGGCGGCATCCTCGCCGCGCTGTTCAACCGCACCCGCACGGGCAAGGGCGACAAGGTCACCTGCAACCTGTACGGCGCGGCCATCTGGGGCGGCAACATCGGCGTCATGGCCACGCAGTTCGGCGCGCCCTACCCGAAGTCCCGCAAGCACGTGCCCAACCCCTTCAACAACACGTACCGCACCAAGGACGAGAAGTGGATGCTCATCTGCATGCCGCAGTACGACAAGTACTACAACATGATGATGGAGATCACCGGCAACGACGAGCACAAGGATCAGCCCGACACCTGCAACCTGCCCGCCCTCAAGGCGTCCGGCAAGCAGCCTGAGGTCATCGGCTGGCTCGAGGCGTCCTTCGCCACGAAGACGTTCGAGGAGTGGGACGAGATCCTGCGCGAGCACGAGGTGCCTCACCAGAAGTGCTTCCGCTACACCGACATCATCAAGGACGAAGAGGCCTACGACAACGACTCGCTGCGCTGGGTGGAGTACGAGGCGTTCGGCAAGAAGGCCATCCCCATGTCGCCGCTGCGCTTCGACGACTACGGCGATCCGCCGATCATCCTGTCGAAGCCGATCGGCTACCACACGGCCGAGTTCCTGCAGGGCCTGGGTTACAGCGACGCCGAGATCGCCGAGATGGAGGAGAAGGAAGCCATCAAGTGCTACCACGGCGAGGAAGTGCCGGACGTCATCTTCAAGTCCGAGCGCCAGATCGCCGGCGAGGCCCCCTGCAACTGGTAA